One genomic segment of Stigmatella erecta includes these proteins:
- a CDS encoding imelysin family protein: MLFSRSWLRPLALTGALALLSCGDDDSTPSTDAFDKEIIVHFADDVVVPTYQQLAARLEALDTASTALAAGPTAERLAAARKAWFDARVPWEQSEGFLFGPVDSFGYDPALDSWPVNRSDLDAVLAGNRDFTPEYVGNLEDTLKGFHTVEYLLFARNPSTGAEKTVQDFTQREFAYLKAISTQLKDIGAALANAWTQSVGGRPPYRDAFANAGEEGNTFYPSVQNAAQEMVGGIVNILDEVANGKIADPYDAKDPELVESQFAYNSLSDFTNNIRSVENAYLGHLPGATAKGPSLADFVKDANPELDTRIRQELTDAIAALALVPEPFRESIQDPNAADEIEAAQEAIRKAQNTFQTDVTRLINR; this comes from the coding sequence ATGCTCTTCTCCCGCTCCTGGCTCCGTCCCCTGGCCCTCACCGGCGCGCTCGCGCTCCTGTCCTGCGGGGACGATGACTCCACCCCGTCCACGGACGCCTTCGACAAGGAGATCATCGTTCACTTCGCCGATGACGTGGTGGTGCCCACCTACCAGCAGCTCGCCGCGCGGCTGGAGGCCCTGGACACGGCGTCCACCGCGCTCGCTGCGGGGCCCACCGCCGAGCGCCTCGCCGCCGCCCGGAAGGCCTGGTTCGACGCCCGGGTGCCGTGGGAGCAGAGCGAGGGCTTCCTCTTCGGCCCGGTGGACTCGTTCGGCTATGACCCGGCGCTGGACAGCTGGCCGGTGAACCGCTCGGACCTGGATGCGGTGTTGGCCGGCAACCGGGACTTCACCCCGGAGTACGTGGGCAACCTGGAGGACACGCTCAAGGGCTTCCACACCGTGGAGTACCTGCTCTTCGCGCGCAACCCCAGCACGGGCGCCGAGAAGACGGTGCAGGACTTCACCCAGCGGGAGTTCGCCTACCTGAAGGCCATCTCCACGCAGCTTAAGGACATTGGCGCCGCGCTGGCGAACGCCTGGACCCAGTCCGTGGGCGGCCGCCCTCCGTACCGCGACGCCTTCGCCAACGCCGGGGAGGAGGGCAACACCTTCTACCCTTCCGTGCAGAACGCGGCCCAGGAGATGGTGGGTGGTATCGTCAACATCCTGGACGAGGTGGCCAACGGGAAGATCGCCGACCCTTATGATGCGAAGGACCCGGAACTCGTCGAGAGCCAGTTCGCCTACAACTCGCTGTCCGACTTCACCAACAACATCCGCAGTGTCGAGAACGCTTACCTGGGCCACCTGCCCGGGGCCACGGCCAAGGGCCCCTCTCTCGCCGACTTCGTGAAGGACGCGAATCCGGAGCTGGACACCCGGATCCGCCAGGAGCTGACCGATGCCATTGCCGCCCTTGCCCTCGTCCCCGAGCCCTTCCGCGAGTCCATCCAGGATCCGAACGCCGCGGACGAAATCGAAGCCGCCCAGGAGGCCATCCGCAAGGCGCAGAACACCTTCCAGACGGATGTCACCCGGCTCATCAACCGGTAG
- the mreC gene encoding rod shape-determining protein MreC gives MLSLLKRYRQLLLVSALLLVPLVAFLASGRRGREPNFVDRAVIALTSPLQSGLNWIIDGGIGLVNGYVDLRGVRRENDALRLENMQLRAAVQSLGEARTENERLRQLLGYTEAMPGPEIPARVVGVNPVAKLLSVRISSGEKQGVFEGMSVVTPDGIVGRVIRTTGHYADVALVTDPQSRVGVRVQRSRARGTAVGSGSGPLILENMLRTEDVENGDLIITSGTDGVYPAGMVVGRVTNLEKKEHGMFQGADIVPAVDTTKLEEVLVVGSPYGVAAQSLEGGTR, from the coding sequence GTGCTGTCGCTCCTCAAGCGGTACCGTCAGCTGCTCTTGGTGAGCGCGCTGTTACTCGTTCCGTTGGTGGCCTTCCTGGCTTCCGGGCGGCGAGGGCGCGAGCCCAACTTCGTGGACCGCGCCGTCATCGCCCTGACGTCGCCGCTCCAGTCGGGGCTCAACTGGATCATCGACGGGGGCATCGGGCTGGTGAACGGCTACGTGGACCTGCGCGGGGTGCGGCGGGAGAATGACGCACTGCGGCTGGAGAACATGCAGCTGCGCGCCGCGGTGCAGTCGCTGGGCGAGGCGCGGACGGAGAACGAGCGGCTGCGGCAGCTGCTGGGCTACACGGAGGCGATGCCCGGGCCGGAGATCCCCGCGCGCGTGGTGGGAGTGAACCCGGTGGCGAAGCTGTTGTCGGTGCGCATCAGCAGCGGGGAGAAGCAAGGGGTGTTCGAAGGCATGTCCGTGGTGACGCCGGACGGCATCGTGGGCCGGGTCATCCGGACCACGGGCCACTATGCGGATGTGGCGCTGGTGACGGATCCGCAGAGCCGGGTCGGGGTGCGCGTCCAGCGCTCGCGGGCGCGGGGCACCGCGGTGGGCTCGGGCAGTGGACCGCTGATTCTGGAGAACATGCTGCGCACCGAGGACGTGGAGAACGGAGACCTCATCATCACCTCCGGGACGGATGGCGTGTACCCCGCAGGCATGGTGGTGGGCCGCGTGACGAACCTCGAGAAGAAGGAGCACGGCATGTTCCAGGGCGCCGACATCGTGCCCGCGGTGGACACCACCAAGCTCGAGGAAGTGCTCGTGGTGGGCAGCCCCTATGGCGTGGCGGCCCAGTCGCTGGAGGGCGGGACGCGATGA
- a CDS encoding Maf family protein — translation MSTLEDPTPLVLASASPRRRELLSQLGLRFTVAAADLDETPLKGEAADTYVLRLARAKAQAVAGRFPGAWVLAADTTVALGTELMGKPADPGEAHQMLRRLSGQTHAVYTGVALAGRAEASTVVRTAVTFRTLQDAEIGWYVGTGEPLDKAGAYAVQGRGGFLVAALEGSPTNVIGLPLGETLELLTRAGVPLAWSSP, via the coding sequence ATGTCCACTCTAGAGGATCCTACACCCCTCGTCCTCGCTTCCGCTTCGCCGCGGCGGCGGGAACTTCTGTCCCAGCTGGGCCTGCGCTTCACCGTGGCCGCGGCGGACCTCGATGAAACCCCGCTGAAGGGTGAAGCAGCGGATACTTATGTCCTGAGGCTGGCCCGCGCCAAGGCCCAGGCCGTGGCGGGCCGCTTCCCCGGTGCCTGGGTGCTGGCAGCCGACACCACCGTGGCCCTGGGGACGGAGTTGATGGGAAAGCCCGCAGACCCTGGCGAGGCCCACCAGATGCTCCGCCGCCTCTCGGGGCAGACCCATGCCGTTTACACGGGGGTGGCCCTCGCGGGCCGCGCCGAGGCCTCCACGGTGGTGCGCACCGCCGTCACCTTCCGGACACTGCAGGACGCGGAGATCGGCTGGTACGTGGGCACCGGCGAGCCCCTGGACAAGGCGGGGGCCTACGCGGTGCAGGGGCGCGGCGGGTTTCTCGTGGCCGCGCTGGAGGGCAGCCCCACCAACGTCATCGGCCTGCCCCTGGGGGAGACCCTGGAGCTGCTGACGCGCGCCGGCGTGCCGCTGGCCTGGAGCTCCCCATGA
- a CDS encoding di-heme oxidoredictase family protein, which yields MSRALLLSTVTALLAGCGEQEPPRAGGATTIDNRTSLAFAQPAPHLTEEGLALHRAGDAAFAALFVPGPAPVNPGLGPLFNNNSCNACHLRNGRGMPVMGPGPQRTQLLVRVSMPEGTPTHPHGPVPVPGLGTQIADQANYGLVPEASVRLEWVETEGAYADGTRYTLRAPRLHITPSDGSALPAGMLTSLRLPPPVFGLGLLEAVELSTLQAMADPTDKNRDGISGRLNEVWDVQRQALVPGRFGLKANSPTLLQQSAEAYLNDMGVTTPLFPEADGTHELPLRTLEAAAFYARTLAVPARDLLGDAETQRGEDQFQALGCERCHRETLHTGPDALADLSHQRIHPYTDLLLHDLGPGLADGRPDGIATGQEWRTAPLWGLGLTQTVLPYSGYLHDGRARTLEEAILWHGGEAERSREQFRKLPVSDRTALVKFLGSL from the coding sequence GTGTCCCGGGCGCTCCTGCTCTCCACGGTGACGGCGCTGCTCGCCGGCTGTGGCGAACAGGAGCCCCCCCGGGCCGGCGGCGCCACCACCATCGACAACCGCACCTCGCTGGCGTTCGCGCAGCCGGCGCCCCACCTCACCGAGGAGGGGCTGGCGCTGCACCGCGCCGGGGATGCGGCCTTCGCGGCCCTCTTCGTCCCGGGCCCCGCCCCGGTGAACCCCGGGCTCGGCCCCCTCTTCAACAACAACTCCTGCAACGCCTGCCACCTGCGCAACGGGCGCGGCATGCCGGTGATGGGGCCCGGCCCCCAGCGCACCCAGCTGCTCGTGCGCGTCAGCATGCCCGAGGGCACCCCCACCCACCCCCACGGCCCCGTGCCCGTCCCGGGCCTGGGCACCCAGATCGCCGACCAGGCCAACTACGGGTTGGTGCCGGAGGCCTCCGTCCGCCTGGAGTGGGTGGAGACCGAGGGCGCGTACGCGGATGGCACCCGCTACACGCTGCGCGCGCCGCGCCTCCACATCACCCCCAGCGATGGCTCGGCGCTGCCCGCGGGCATGCTCACCTCGCTGCGCCTGCCGCCCCCCGTGTTCGGGCTGGGGCTGCTCGAGGCCGTGGAGCTCTCCACGCTCCAGGCCATGGCGGACCCCACCGACAAGAACCGGGACGGCATCTCGGGCCGCCTCAACGAAGTCTGGGACGTGCAGCGCCAGGCGCTGGTGCCCGGACGGTTCGGGCTGAAGGCCAACAGCCCCACCCTGCTCCAGCAGTCGGCCGAGGCCTACCTGAACGACATGGGGGTGACGACGCCCCTGTTCCCCGAGGCGGATGGCACCCACGAGCTTCCCCTCCGGACGCTGGAGGCCGCGGCCTTCTACGCGCGCACGCTCGCGGTGCCGGCGCGGGACCTGCTCGGCGATGCGGAGACCCAGCGGGGCGAGGACCAGTTCCAGGCCCTGGGCTGCGAGCGGTGCCACCGGGAGACGCTGCACACCGGCCCCGATGCGCTCGCGGACCTGAGCCACCAGCGCATCCACCCGTACACGGACCTGCTCCTGCACGACCTGGGGCCGGGGCTCGCGGATGGCCGTCCGGATGGAATCGCCACCGGGCAGGAGTGGCGCACCGCGCCGCTGTGGGGCCTGGGGCTCACCCAGACGGTGCTGCCCTACTCGGGCTACCTCCACGATGGCCGGGCCCGCACGCTGGAGGAGGCCATCCTCTGGCACGGCGGCGAAGCGGAGCGCTCCCGGGAACAGTTCCGGAAGCTGCCGGTCAGCGACCGAACGGCGCTGGTGAAGTTCCTGGGCTCGCTCTGA
- a CDS encoding sensor domain-containing diguanylate cyclase gives MNPADLLSAMKRTVEQLAAFNEMAKALTSTLELREVLSLVMQKVSDLLQPRNWSLILQDERSGKLYFEIAVGEGAEALKSLQLSPGEGIAGTVFSTGTARLVDDVGGDPTFAPRFDKASAFRTRSILAVPLIARGRVLGIIELVNGPQDPLFTQDDLTTLTAIADYAAIAIENAKNFWRVQELTITDEHTGCYNARHLRAQLEHEVKRSQRFHHPLSLVFLDLDRFKHVNDTHGHVVGSALLKEVGELLISCSRQLDLVFRYGGDEFSLMLVETAPEGALTIARRIRDAFREQHFLQSQGLDIRLTASLGVATFPDHAHSAMDLIRAADFAMYAAKARGRDGVCLAEPLPAGPRPEPGEP, from the coding sequence ATGAATCCCGCGGATCTCCTCTCGGCCATGAAGAGGACGGTGGAGCAGCTGGCCGCTTTCAACGAGATGGCCAAGGCGCTCACCTCGACGCTGGAGCTGCGGGAGGTGCTCAGCCTGGTGATGCAGAAGGTGAGCGATCTGCTCCAGCCGCGCAACTGGTCACTCATCCTCCAGGACGAGCGCTCGGGAAAGCTCTACTTCGAGATCGCCGTGGGCGAGGGGGCCGAGGCGCTCAAGTCCCTGCAGCTCTCGCCCGGCGAGGGCATCGCCGGCACGGTGTTCTCCACGGGCACCGCCCGGCTGGTGGACGACGTGGGCGGAGACCCCACCTTCGCGCCGCGCTTCGACAAGGCCTCGGCGTTCCGCACGCGCTCCATCCTGGCCGTGCCCCTCATCGCCCGGGGCCGGGTGCTGGGCATCATCGAACTGGTGAACGGCCCGCAGGATCCGCTCTTCACCCAGGATGACCTGACGACGCTGACGGCCATCGCGGACTACGCGGCCATCGCCATCGAGAACGCGAAGAACTTCTGGCGGGTGCAGGAGCTGACCATCACCGACGAGCACACGGGCTGCTACAACGCCCGGCACCTGCGCGCGCAGCTCGAGCACGAGGTGAAGCGCTCCCAGCGCTTCCACCACCCGCTGTCCCTGGTCTTCCTGGACCTGGACCGCTTCAAGCACGTCAACGACACCCACGGGCACGTGGTGGGCAGCGCCCTCCTCAAGGAGGTGGGCGAGCTGCTCATCAGCTGCAGCCGCCAGCTGGACCTGGTGTTCCGCTACGGCGGGGACGAGTTCTCGCTGATGCTGGTGGAGACGGCCCCCGAGGGGGCGCTCACCATCGCCCGGCGCATCCGCGATGCGTTCCGCGAGCAGCATTTCCTGCAGTCCCAGGGGCTCGACATCCGCCTCACCGCCAGCCTGGGGGTGGCCACCTTCCCGGACCACGCCCACTCCGCCATGGACCTCATCCGGGCGGCCGACTTCGCCATGTACGCCGCGAAGGCCCGGGGCCGGGATGGCGTCTGCCTGGCGGAGCCCCTGCCCGCCGGGCCGCGCCCGGAGCCCGGCGAGCCCTGA
- a CDS encoding DUF3108 domain-containing protein, which produces MRSALAASFLLLATTTYAQGAAQPEDKEPEAAQAAPATAKVALCPTALPTLTSPLAFMPGEDLEFDLDAMGAQAGKMSMRTHRPDNGVLPVQIDVQSNAFFSKVRRVKGSAVSYLHPRTLRPSRYVENATENDVQRKVDVAFGAKDRSVKVDYTLGGRSGRYLYTYDKDGLDVAGAIYLMRQLPMKEGLPLCFDVYGIRKLWRMTGVVEKREHVSLPIGEFEAWYLKGTAVRLDRPSIQREVHVWISDDARRLPLVAVGTVDVGAVRATLTAYSRPGDKKQRAQTGKEELKW; this is translated from the coding sequence ATGCGCTCAGCCCTCGCGGCCAGTTTCCTCCTGCTCGCCACCACCACCTACGCCCAAGGGGCCGCGCAGCCCGAGGACAAGGAGCCCGAAGCCGCGCAGGCCGCCCCCGCCACCGCCAAGGTGGCCCTGTGCCCCACCGCCCTGCCCACGCTGACCAGCCCCCTGGCCTTCATGCCCGGCGAGGACCTGGAGTTCGACCTGGATGCCATGGGCGCCCAGGCGGGGAAGATGTCGATGCGCACCCACCGCCCCGACAACGGCGTGCTGCCCGTGCAGATCGACGTGCAGAGCAATGCCTTCTTCTCCAAGGTGCGGCGCGTGAAGGGCTCCGCGGTGAGCTACCTGCACCCGCGCACGCTGCGGCCCTCGCGCTACGTGGAGAACGCCACCGAGAACGACGTGCAGCGCAAGGTGGACGTGGCCTTCGGCGCCAAGGACCGCTCCGTCAAGGTGGACTACACCCTGGGCGGGCGCTCCGGGCGCTACCTCTACACCTATGACAAGGACGGGCTGGATGTGGCCGGCGCCATCTACCTGATGCGCCAGCTGCCCATGAAGGAGGGCCTGCCCCTGTGCTTCGACGTGTACGGCATCCGCAAGCTGTGGCGCATGACGGGCGTGGTGGAGAAGCGCGAGCACGTCTCGCTGCCCATTGGCGAGTTCGAGGCCTGGTACCTCAAGGGCACCGCGGTGCGCCTGGACCGGCCCTCGATTCAGCGCGAGGTGCACGTGTGGATTTCCGACGACGCGCGCCGCCTGCCGCTCGTCGCCGTGGGCACCGTGGACGTGGGCGCCGTGCGCGCCACCCTCACCGCCTACTCGCGCCCCGGCGACAAGAAGCAGCGCGCCCAGACGGGCAAGGAAGAACTCAAGTGGTGA
- a CDS encoding DUF3108 domain-containing protein produces MHKRFTGAMTGLLSGLLLMAGTASAQVSNPSFGPGEQALYRVQYLGVTAGTAQITVGAPMQQWGQKVWPIISLAKTDSMASAWPIKDKFVTYWGEDGQRSLGSDFFADENHKRRRQRIQLENGGKSAKVFRQKEGTPASESTHELPEGTMDVASAAFGLRRQGLADGQEYSAPVFTGSKSFVMRAKVEGRQQMKTPMGPREVFRVSVQTDFSEKLQTRRDITLYFTTDPSHVPVRLEADFVLGTIVAELTEYKPGRLLTMNQVARSTDG; encoded by the coding sequence ATGCACAAGCGGTTCACAGGTGCGATGACGGGACTGCTGTCCGGATTGCTGCTGATGGCGGGCACCGCCAGTGCCCAGGTGTCCAACCCGTCCTTCGGGCCTGGCGAGCAGGCGCTCTACCGCGTCCAGTATCTGGGCGTGACCGCGGGCACCGCGCAGATCACCGTCGGCGCGCCAATGCAGCAGTGGGGCCAGAAGGTGTGGCCCATCATCTCCCTGGCGAAGACGGATTCGATGGCCAGTGCCTGGCCTATCAAGGACAAGTTCGTGACGTACTGGGGCGAGGACGGCCAGCGCTCGCTGGGCAGTGACTTCTTCGCCGACGAGAACCACAAGCGCCGCCGGCAGCGCATCCAGCTGGAGAACGGGGGCAAGTCCGCGAAGGTCTTCCGGCAGAAGGAAGGCACGCCGGCCAGCGAGTCCACGCACGAGCTGCCCGAGGGCACGATGGACGTGGCCAGCGCCGCGTTCGGGCTGCGCCGCCAGGGGCTCGCCGATGGCCAGGAGTACTCCGCCCCCGTCTTCACCGGCAGCAAGAGCTTCGTGATGCGCGCCAAGGTGGAAGGCCGCCAGCAGATGAAGACGCCGATGGGCCCGCGCGAGGTGTTCCGCGTGTCCGTGCAGACGGACTTCTCCGAGAAGCTGCAGACCCGCCGCGACATCACCCTGTACTTCACGACGGACCCCAGCCACGTGCCGGTGCGGCTCGAGGCGGACTTCGTGCTGGGTACCATCGTGGCGGAACTCACCGAGTACAAACCCGGCCGCCTGCTGACGATGAACCAGGTGGCCCGCAGCACCGACGGCTAA
- a CDS encoding YggS family pyridoxal phosphate-dependent enzyme, which produces MSAVAERLEDIRARVAAACARAGRPVESVTLVAVSKLKPEALIREAYAAGQRDFGENYAQELRDKAAGLEALAGLRWHAIGALQTNKVKYVARAAHAFHALERMDVARELSKRRVEAPLPCYIEVNLGGEQSKSGLRPEALGAFLEEARTLPGLRLEGLMALPPPTEDGEQARGHFRRLRALAREHGLTGLSMGTTHDFELAIEEGATLVRVGTAIFGERD; this is translated from the coding sequence ATGAGCGCCGTCGCGGAGCGGCTGGAGGACATCCGCGCCCGGGTGGCCGCGGCCTGTGCCCGCGCGGGGCGCCCGGTGGAGTCGGTGACGCTGGTGGCCGTGTCCAAGCTCAAGCCCGAGGCGCTCATCCGCGAAGCCTACGCGGCGGGCCAGCGGGACTTCGGGGAGAACTACGCCCAGGAGCTGCGGGACAAGGCCGCCGGGCTGGAAGCGCTGGCCGGGCTGCGCTGGCACGCCATCGGCGCCCTGCAGACCAACAAGGTGAAGTACGTGGCCCGCGCCGCCCACGCCTTCCATGCGCTGGAGCGGATGGACGTGGCCCGGGAGCTGTCCAAGCGCCGGGTGGAGGCCCCCCTACCCTGCTACATCGAGGTGAACCTCGGGGGCGAGCAGAGCAAGAGCGGCCTGCGGCCCGAGGCGCTGGGGGCCTTCCTGGAGGAGGCGCGCACGCTGCCGGGTCTCCGGCTGGAGGGGTTGATGGCCCTGCCCCCTCCCACCGAGGACGGGGAGCAGGCGCGCGGTCACTTCCGGCGCCTGCGGGCGCTGGCCCGCGAGCATGGGCTCACGGGCCTCTCCATGGGGACGACGCATGACTTCGAGCTGGCCATCGAAGAGGGGGCCACGCTCGTGCGCGTCGGGACGGCCATCTTCGGCGAGCGGGACTGA
- a CDS encoding DUF4091 domain-containing protein encodes MGAGWAWVLTAVVAASPEPKVEPKVVSPLIKVRPGAAVEGRAEAKLSVARGECEATQVVLPGAIERVTAQPLTLRAEGQSLTASVWREAYLDVKTPSNSQGRTGPWPDALVPVETPGEPSLPTVLYVEVCAPEAQAPGKYRGELRVKADAKAMTAVPFTVEVQPFVLPATASLPTSFGISLYSISRGHGLAPESPEAQKLLRDYARTLLEHRVSAHGLSMDAPPVRFEKGRAVVDFQAYDAEMAPFLDGSLLPSGARFTTADVRDSRKASTEEEKVAYYRAFAEHFKSKGWDAQLFFYAKDEPKPEDVPLVHAQSKRVRAAGKIPVLVTSPLDEALKGTADILTPTLNCFFPRPGPQTCRNILPIAKLRARLPADAKVWWYQSCNSHGCNGGPIAEAATERAYTGWASYMVDHPAPLNRAMGPLAFLTGVDGELYFDTVFAYNTQDPWKNLFEFGGNGDGTLFYPGTPQRLGTSTHQPVVSLRLKHLRDGLEDYEYLHLLAKLGDAESAKALARRLTRSGYEIEPSPAEWETVRQALTSRLRARWENSEYAKRPGVSR; translated from the coding sequence ATGGGAGCAGGATGGGCGTGGGTGCTCACGGCGGTGGTGGCCGCATCGCCGGAGCCGAAGGTGGAGCCGAAGGTCGTCTCTCCGCTGATCAAGGTCCGGCCCGGCGCCGCGGTGGAAGGCCGCGCCGAGGCCAAGCTGAGCGTGGCCCGCGGGGAGTGCGAGGCCACCCAGGTGGTGCTCCCCGGCGCCATCGAGCGCGTCACGGCCCAGCCGCTGACGCTCCGGGCCGAGGGCCAGTCCCTGACGGCCTCGGTCTGGCGCGAGGCCTACCTGGACGTGAAGACGCCGTCCAACAGCCAGGGCCGCACAGGCCCCTGGCCCGACGCGCTCGTTCCCGTGGAGACGCCGGGAGAGCCGTCCCTGCCCACCGTCCTCTATGTGGAGGTGTGCGCCCCCGAGGCGCAGGCGCCCGGCAAGTACCGCGGGGAGCTGCGCGTGAAGGCGGACGCGAAGGCGATGACGGCCGTGCCCTTCACGGTGGAGGTGCAGCCCTTCGTGCTGCCCGCCACGGCCTCGCTGCCCACGAGCTTCGGCATCTCGCTCTACAGCATCTCCCGGGGCCATGGCCTGGCGCCGGAGTCCCCGGAGGCGCAAAAGCTGCTGCGGGACTACGCGCGGACCCTGCTGGAGCACCGGGTGAGCGCGCATGGCCTGAGCATGGATGCGCCGCCGGTGCGCTTCGAGAAGGGCCGCGCGGTGGTGGACTTCCAGGCCTATGACGCGGAGATGGCCCCCTTCCTCGACGGGAGCCTGCTGCCCTCTGGGGCCCGCTTCACCACCGCGGACGTGCGGGACAGCCGCAAGGCCAGCACCGAGGAAGAGAAGGTGGCGTACTACCGGGCCTTCGCCGAGCACTTCAAGAGCAAGGGCTGGGACGCCCAGCTCTTCTTCTACGCCAAGGACGAGCCGAAGCCGGAGGACGTGCCCCTGGTGCACGCGCAGTCGAAGCGGGTGCGCGCGGCCGGGAAGATTCCCGTGCTCGTCACCTCCCCGCTGGACGAGGCCCTGAAGGGAACGGCGGACATCCTCACCCCCACCCTCAACTGCTTCTTCCCCCGGCCGGGGCCCCAGACGTGCCGCAACATCCTGCCGATCGCCAAGCTGCGCGCGCGCCTGCCCGCGGACGCCAAGGTCTGGTGGTACCAGAGCTGCAACTCCCACGGCTGCAACGGCGGGCCCATCGCCGAGGCCGCCACCGAGCGGGCCTATACCGGCTGGGCCTCCTACATGGTGGACCACCCCGCCCCCCTCAACCGGGCCATGGGGCCGCTGGCGTTCCTCACCGGGGTGGATGGCGAGCTCTATTTCGACACCGTCTTCGCCTACAACACGCAGGACCCCTGGAAGAACCTCTTCGAGTTCGGGGGTAACGGCGACGGCACCCTCTTCTACCCGGGCACCCCCCAGCGCCTGGGCACCTCCACGCACCAGCCCGTGGTGTCCCTGCGGCTCAAGCACCTGCGCGACGGGCTGGAGGACTACGAGTACCTCCACCTGCTGGCGAAGCTCGGGGATGCGGAGAGCGCCAAGGCCCTGGCGCGGCGGCTCACCCGCTCGGGCTATGAAATCGAACCATCTCCCGCCGAATGGGAGACCGTCCGCCAGGCCCTGACTTCCCGGCTTCGCGCCCGCTGGGAAAACTCCGAATATGCGAAGCGCCCGGGCGTCTCCCGTTGA
- a CDS encoding peptidylprolyl isomerase, whose protein sequence is MDGMNARKVLSLVGIIAIAVVFALQFGPGSSGFGAATGPALPSAAAVVNGKEIPLRDFSRFYAGQLNSLRNRGVPIPESYARQSLPSQVMDQLVTRELLSQAAERHGIVPSDDELRKLIHENVDFHKDGQFNFEQYKRALRDYYRTTEPKYEEELRRQLAAQKMLQVVNSGAVVSDDEVRARFEKDANQAKVVFARFLPTMYAAQVPAPTPAQLEEFRKANAEQVSSYFETNRFMYQQAERAKARQILVKLAPDATAQQKADAKARAEAIRQEITGGKDFATVARERTEDPGTKASGGDLGWVERGSLEPTLAEAVFALAPNGVSEPIETKLGWHVVRVEEKQAASDKKLDEVAPEIATTLYKQQKAKDLAKVAAEKALASVKGGQTLQQLFPPEKDGQPALQRFETETRPEAVETGSFTAGGESVPYLGLAPALSTAAFAAPGPQVLDQVFPLNEGFVVAQVTERVKPTEETFTQKKDELREQTRRAKQIEMTESFLKALRETGTVVENNEAIQSIVGSS, encoded by the coding sequence ATGGACGGTATGAACGCCCGGAAGGTGCTCTCGCTGGTGGGCATTATCGCCATCGCGGTGGTGTTCGCGCTGCAGTTCGGACCGGGAAGCTCGGGGTTCGGGGCCGCCACGGGTCCGGCGCTGCCCAGCGCCGCGGCGGTGGTCAACGGTAAGGAGATTCCCCTCCGGGACTTCAGCCGCTTCTACGCAGGCCAGCTCAACTCGCTGCGCAACCGGGGCGTGCCCATTCCCGAGTCTTATGCGCGCCAGTCGCTTCCCAGCCAGGTCATGGACCAGCTGGTGACGCGCGAGCTGCTGTCCCAGGCCGCCGAGCGCCACGGCATCGTTCCGTCCGATGACGAGCTGCGCAAGCTCATCCACGAGAACGTGGACTTCCACAAGGACGGCCAGTTCAACTTCGAGCAGTACAAGCGCGCCCTGCGCGACTACTACCGCACCACCGAGCCCAAGTACGAGGAGGAGCTGCGCCGGCAGCTCGCCGCGCAGAAGATGCTCCAGGTGGTCAACAGCGGCGCGGTCGTCTCGGACGACGAGGTGCGCGCCCGCTTCGAGAAGGACGCCAACCAGGCCAAGGTGGTGTTCGCGCGCTTCCTGCCCACCATGTACGCGGCCCAGGTGCCCGCCCCCACCCCCGCGCAGCTGGAGGAGTTCCGCAAGGCGAACGCCGAGCAGGTCTCCTCCTACTTCGAGACCAACCGCTTCATGTACCAGCAGGCCGAGCGGGCCAAGGCCCGGCAGATCCTCGTGAAGCTGGCGCCGGACGCCACCGCGCAGCAGAAGGCGGACGCGAAGGCCCGCGCCGAGGCGATCCGCCAGGAGATCACCGGCGGCAAGGACTTCGCCACCGTGGCGCGCGAGCGCACCGAGGACCCGGGCACCAAGGCCTCCGGCGGGGACCTGGGCTGGGTGGAGCGCGGCAGCCTGGAGCCCACGCTCGCCGAGGCCGTCTTCGCCCTGGCCCCCAACGGCGTCTCGGAGCCCATCGAGACGAAGCTCGGCTGGCACGTGGTGAGGGTGGAGGAGAAGCAGGCCGCCTCCGACAAGAAGCTCGACGAGGTGGCCCCGGAGATCGCCACCACGCTCTACAAGCAGCAGAAGGCGAAGGACCTGGCCAAGGTGGCCGCCGAGAAGGCGCTGGCCTCCGTGAAGGGCGGCCAGACGCTCCAGCAGCTCTTCCCTCCCGAGAAGGACGGCCAGCCGGCCCTCCAGCGCTTCGAGACGGAGACGCGGCCCGAGGCGGTGGAGACGGGCAGCTTCACCGCGGGCGGCGAGTCCGTGCCGTACCTGGGCCTGGCGCCCGCGCTGTCCACGGCGGCCTTCGCCGCGCCCGGGCCGCAGGTGCTGGATCAGGTGTTCCCGCTCAACGAGGGCTTCGTGGTGGCGCAGGTCACCGAGCGGGTGAAGCCCACCGAGGAGACGTTCACCCAGAAGAAGGACGAGCTGCGCGAGCAGACCCGCCGCGCCAAGCAGATCGAAATGACGGAGTCCTTCCTCAAGGCCCTGCGCGAGACGGGCACCGTGGTGGAGAACAACGAGGCCATCCAGAGCATCGTCGGCTCCAGCTAA